The Polyangiaceae bacterium genome includes a region encoding these proteins:
- the menB gene encoding 1,4-dihydroxy-2-naphthoyl-CoA synthase: MTLPNWQKTGGYEDIVYERAEGIAKISINRPEVHNAFRPQTVKELIRAFDAAREDPEVGVVILTGAGDQAFCSGGDQRVRGSAGYVGADGVPRLNVLDLQRQIRTLPKPVVAMVAGYAIGGGHVLHLVCDLTIAADNARFGQTGPKVGSFDGGYGASYLARIVGQKKAREIWFLCRQYDAKAALDMGLVNTVVPLAELERETVKWCREMLELSPLALRCLKASLNADCDGQAGLQELAGNATLLFYMTAEGQEGKNAFLEHRKPEFGKFKRLP, encoded by the coding sequence ATGACGCTCCCGAATTGGCAGAAGACCGGCGGCTACGAAGACATCGTCTACGAGCGCGCCGAGGGCATCGCGAAGATCAGCATCAACCGCCCAGAGGTCCACAACGCCTTCCGCCCGCAGACGGTGAAGGAGCTGATCCGCGCCTTCGACGCGGCGCGGGAAGATCCCGAGGTTGGCGTGGTGATCCTGACCGGCGCGGGCGACCAGGCCTTCTGCTCCGGCGGCGATCAACGGGTGCGCGGCAGCGCAGGCTACGTCGGCGCCGACGGCGTGCCCCGGCTCAACGTGCTGGATCTGCAACGCCAGATCCGCACGCTCCCCAAGCCGGTGGTGGCCATGGTGGCCGGCTACGCCATCGGCGGCGGGCACGTGCTGCACCTGGTCTGCGATCTGACCATCGCCGCGGACAACGCGCGCTTCGGCCAGACCGGTCCCAAGGTGGGCAGCTTCGACGGCGGCTACGGGGCCTCGTACCTGGCGCGCATCGTGGGCCAGAAGAAGGCCCGCGAGATCTGGTTCCTGTGCCGACAGTACGACGCGAAGGCGGCCCTGGACATGGGGCTGGTGAACACCGTGGTGCCGCTCGCCGAGCTCGAGCGCGAGACCGTGAAGTGGTGTCGCGAGATGCTCGAGCTCAGCCCGCTCGCTCTGCGTTGCCTGAAGGCGTCGCTCAACGCCGACTGCGACGGCCAGGCCGGGCTGCAGGAGCTGGCGGGCAACGCGACGCTGCTCTTCTACATGACCGCCGAGGGCCAGGAGGGCAAGAACGCCTTCCTCGAGCACCGCAAGCCCGAGTTCGGAAAATTCAAGCGGCTGCCCTGA
- a CDS encoding alpha/beta fold hydrolase — MTAPLWLLHGFLGAPESWERVRGSLRYPGPVRSPPLFGHGLPPREVPPDFWGAVDALAAEILEPAFVVGYSLGGRLALGLACRHPERIRGVIAIGANPGLGTAAERAARLAWEDQLALRLETESLASFVDAWEKLPLFASQARLPEPVLAAQRATRLAHDPRALARALASLGTGRMPELPSERAEVPILLLTGEHDEKLAAAARGRPGVPHRRVPGAGHNPLLETPSLLARILDRELSAWSVTKTLENHP; from the coding sequence ATGACGGCGCCGCTCTGGCTCTTGCACGGGTTTCTGGGCGCACCCGAGTCGTGGGAGCGGGTGCGTGGGTCGCTCCGCTACCCCGGTCCGGTGCGGAGCCCGCCCCTGTTCGGGCACGGCTTGCCGCCGCGGGAGGTGCCGCCGGACTTCTGGGGCGCGGTGGACGCGCTCGCCGCCGAGATCCTGGAGCCGGCCTTCGTGGTGGGTTACTCGCTCGGGGGCCGCCTCGCACTCGGGCTCGCCTGCCGCCACCCCGAACGCATCCGAGGTGTGATCGCCATCGGGGCAAACCCGGGCCTCGGCACGGCCGCAGAGCGCGCCGCGCGGCTCGCCTGGGAAGACCAGCTGGCGCTCCGGCTCGAGACCGAGAGCCTCGCGAGCTTCGTCGACGCTTGGGAGAAGCTGCCGCTCTTCGCCTCGCAGGCGCGGCTCCCGGAGCCCGTGCTCGCCGCGCAGCGCGCCACTCGCCTCGCCCACGACCCGCGCGCGCTCGCTCGCGCGCTCGCGTCGCTCGGCACCGGGCGCATGCCCGAGCTGCCGAGCGAGCGCGCCGAGGTACCGATCCTGCTGCTCACGGGCGAGCACGACGAAAAGCTCGCCGCGGCGGCGCGCGGGCGCCCGGGCGTCCCGCACCGCCGCGTCCCCGGAGCCGGGCACAACCCTCTCCTCGAAACCCCCAGCCTACTGGCCCGAATCCTCGACCGCGAGCTCTCGGCCTGGTCCGTGACGAAAACCCTGGAGAACCACCCATGA
- the groL gene encoding chaperonin GroEL (60 kDa chaperone family; promotes refolding of misfolded polypeptides especially under stressful conditions; forms two stacked rings of heptamers to form a barrel-shaped 14mer; ends can be capped by GroES; misfolded proteins enter the barrel where they are refolded when GroES binds): protein MSAKEILYARDARKAIGMGADALADVVKITLGPGGRNVALEKSWGGPVVTKDGVTVAKEIELDCKTENLGAQMLREVAARTNDDTGDGTTTATVLAQAIYAGGIKLVEAGHASMEIKRGIDAAVEVVVAELKKMAVAVSGTEDIRRVATVSANGDERIGKILAEAMEKVTRDGIVTVEEAKGLETEVEVVEGMQFDRGYLSPYFITNAEALSAELEDPYILVTDKKITAMMDLVPLLEEAVRAGAPLLVIAEDVEAEALAALVVNKLRGVLKVAACKAPGFGDRRKEMLKDIAVLTGATPIMEEAGRSFEGIPLKDLGRAAKVTLDKDNTTIIDGAGDKKAITGRIEQIKKQVKETTSDYDREKLEERLAKLSGGVAVIRVGAPTETEMKELKFRVDDALQATRAAVAEGVVVGGGVALVRAAKALDGLKLSDEQAFGARLIAQACTSPLGQIAANAGCEARVVIETVKADSGNRGFNAYSEEYCDLVAAGIIDPVKVVRVALQNAASIAGLMLTTECSVVELPKPEPAGMPGGGMGGGMGGMGGMGGMGGMGGMGGMGGMGDFDM from the coding sequence ATGAGCGCGAAAGAGATCCTCTACGCCCGCGACGCACGCAAAGCCATCGGCATGGGCGCCGATGCCCTCGCCGACGTGGTGAAGATCACCCTCGGACCGGGTGGGCGCAACGTCGCCCTCGAGAAGAGCTGGGGCGGACCGGTCGTGACCAAGGACGGCGTCACCGTCGCCAAGGAGATCGAGCTCGACTGCAAGACCGAGAACCTCGGCGCCCAGATGCTGCGCGAGGTCGCCGCGCGGACCAACGACGACACCGGCGACGGCACCACCACGGCCACCGTGCTGGCGCAGGCCATCTACGCGGGCGGCATCAAGCTCGTCGAGGCCGGCCACGCATCGATGGAGATCAAGCGCGGCATCGACGCCGCGGTCGAGGTGGTCGTCGCGGAGCTGAAGAAGATGGCGGTCGCCGTCAGCGGCACCGAGGACATCCGCCGTGTAGCGACCGTGAGCGCCAACGGCGACGAGCGCATCGGAAAGATCCTGGCGGAGGCCATGGAGAAGGTGACCCGCGACGGCATCGTGACCGTGGAGGAGGCCAAGGGCCTCGAGACGGAGGTCGAGGTGGTGGAGGGGATGCAGTTCGACCGTGGCTACCTCTCGCCCTACTTCATCACCAACGCGGAGGCCCTGAGCGCCGAGCTCGAGGACCCCTACATCCTGGTCACGGACAAGAAGATCACCGCCATGATGGACCTCGTGCCGCTGCTCGAGGAGGCAGTGCGGGCCGGAGCGCCGCTCCTGGTCATCGCCGAGGACGTCGAGGCGGAGGCGCTGGCGGCGCTGGTGGTGAACAAGCTGCGCGGAGTGCTCAAGGTCGCGGCCTGCAAGGCGCCGGGCTTCGGCGATCGCCGCAAGGAGATGCTGAAGGACATCGCCGTCCTGACCGGTGCCACGCCGATCATGGAGGAGGCGGGTCGCTCGTTCGAGGGCATCCCCTTGAAAGACCTGGGGCGCGCCGCCAAGGTGACGCTGGACAAGGACAACACCACGATCATCGACGGCGCCGGCGACAAGAAGGCCATCACCGGGCGCATCGAGCAGATCAAGAAGCAGGTCAAGGAGACCACCAGCGACTACGACCGCGAGAAGCTCGAGGAGCGGCTGGCCAAGCTGTCCGGCGGCGTCGCGGTGATCCGCGTCGGCGCTCCCACCGAGACCGAGATGAAGGAGCTGAAGTTCCGAGTGGACGACGCGCTCCAGGCGACGCGCGCGGCGGTGGCCGAAGGCGTGGTCGTTGGCGGCGGTGTGGCGCTGGTGCGTGCGGCCAAGGCCCTCGATGGGTTGAAGCTTTCCGACGAGCAGGCCTTCGGCGCCAGGCTGATCGCGCAGGCTTGCACTTCGCCGCTCGGCCAGATAGCCGCCAACGCGGGCTGCGAGGCGCGGGTGGTGATCGAGACCGTCAAGGCCGACTCGGGCAACCGAGGCTTCAACGCCTACTCGGAGGAGTACTGCGACCTGGTGGCAGCGGGGATCATCGACCCGGTCAAGGTAGTGCGGGTGGCGCTCCAGAACGCGGCCAGCATCGCCGGCCTGATGCTCACCACCGAGTGCAGCGTCGTCGAGCTGCCGAAGCCGGAGCCGGCCGGCATGCCCGGCGGCGGCATGGGTGGTGGCATGGGCGGCATGGGCGGCATGGGCGGCATGGGCGGCATGGGCGGCATGGGCGGCATGGGCGGCATGGGCGATTTCGACATGTGA
- a CDS encoding PQQ-binding-like beta-propeller repeat protein, with amino-acid sequence MKRALGLLLVAGALGLAGCESLRAGANPELPLWKYRPSGSLSLVYKRQIVAEVRKVGEPYERGQPELDVRRRRIFVGSSDRGLYAIRAVNGEVLWRFETLGFVQCAPLYDPGEDVVYFGSNDGALYKVRAGTGELLWRFSTNAEVSRRPVLDHGVVFAVNANDTVVALEAKTGKMLWSQHRTPALGMEVAGYSGPLVWRGKVYVGFSDGTVTAFDAKKGDEVWQPVDLAAEAEQRQGELPTYLDVDTTPVGDVLESGPVVFVGSYAGGVWALDADSGTPVWSNPMVEGVSELTLWTEPAHAPRDGKGPMIPERKLLLAATGTTGLWALDPETGRDDWRRSLPDGGISAPVPINGALLVNTSKLGVFLLSPLDGSVIDGIHMVDGSSHTPAAHGNRAFVVSNHGDLLSLHVAPPTR; translated from the coding sequence GTGAAGCGCGCGCTCGGGTTGCTGCTCGTCGCCGGCGCGCTGGGCTTGGCCGGCTGCGAGTCGCTCCGGGCCGGCGCGAACCCGGAGCTGCCGCTCTGGAAGTACCGGCCCAGCGGCTCGCTCAGCCTGGTCTACAAGCGGCAGATCGTGGCGGAGGTGCGCAAGGTCGGCGAGCCCTACGAGCGCGGACAGCCCGAGCTCGACGTGCGCCGCCGCCGCATCTTCGTGGGGTCGAGCGATCGAGGCCTTTACGCCATCCGCGCGGTCAACGGCGAGGTGCTCTGGCGCTTCGAGACGCTCGGCTTCGTGCAGTGCGCGCCGCTCTACGATCCCGGCGAGGACGTGGTCTACTTCGGCTCCAACGACGGCGCGCTGTACAAGGTGCGGGCCGGCACCGGAGAGCTGCTCTGGCGTTTCTCCACCAACGCCGAGGTGTCGCGCCGGCCGGTGCTCGATCACGGCGTGGTCTTCGCCGTGAACGCCAACGACACCGTGGTCGCGCTGGAGGCCAAGACCGGGAAGATGCTCTGGAGCCAGCACCGGACGCCGGCCCTGGGCATGGAGGTCGCGGGCTACTCGGGCCCGCTGGTCTGGCGCGGCAAGGTCTACGTGGGCTTCAGCGACGGCACGGTGACGGCCTTCGATGCCAAGAAGGGCGACGAGGTCTGGCAGCCGGTGGATCTGGCGGCGGAGGCCGAGCAGCGCCAGGGCGAGCTCCCGACCTACCTGGACGTCGACACCACGCCCGTGGGCGACGTCCTCGAGAGCGGTCCGGTGGTGTTCGTGGGCAGCTATGCCGGCGGGGTCTGGGCCCTGGACGCCGACAGCGGCACGCCGGTCTGGTCGAACCCGATGGTGGAAGGCGTGAGTGAGCTGACGCTCTGGACGGAGCCCGCGCACGCGCCCCGGGACGGCAAGGGGCCGATGATCCCGGAGAGAAAGCTGCTCCTGGCGGCCACCGGGACCACGGGGCTCTGGGCGCTGGATCCGGAGACGGGCCGGGACGATTGGCGGCGCTCGCTGCCGGACGGCGGCATCTCGGCGCCGGTGCCCATCAACGGGGCGCTCCTGGTCAACACCAGCAAGCTCGGCGTGTTCTTGCTGTCGCCGCTGGATGGCAGCGTGATCGACGGCATCCACATGGTGGACGGCTCGTCCCACACGCCGGCTGCGCACGGGAACCGGGCCTTCGTGGTCTCGAACCACGGCGATCTCCTGAGCCTGCACGTCGCGCCGCCGACCCGCTGA
- a CDS encoding isochorismate synthase: MDVDPELLRIPPGFAWSFWDTRGKRELEPELTLGVGAARVVTARGPDRFADARASFAATLADIERLDAAPLRAFGGLGFEPDSPGPFAALGDLRFAIPRWTFTRRGVETRVTLVAEPRELSRPESLLEELRTLRRPRAKPSTGPTSMLDDGKARFLSAARDAVAHVEAGALDKVVVVRRTVLAGSFDPGVALDALAQEFGVTRFGFSDGTRSFVGATPELLVRWDGSQVQSEAVAGTLGRARDPEELRRSAKDRLEHDYVVGAVRAALSSAGAEIESEREPEIRSLRHVHHLVTPIAGMLREPRHVLDLVGALHPTPAVLGVPADLARAFLRRAEHFPRGWFAAPVGCIEANGTGSFVVALRSALLSQTRAWLFAGSGVVRGSAAEAELAETEAKLMTMLAALGAGRAPGPWAESAP; this comes from the coding sequence GTGGACGTCGACCCCGAGCTGCTCCGGATCCCGCCGGGCTTCGCTTGGTCGTTCTGGGACACCCGCGGCAAGCGTGAGCTCGAGCCGGAGCTCACGCTCGGGGTGGGCGCCGCGCGGGTGGTGACGGCCCGCGGCCCCGACCGCTTCGCGGACGCCCGCGCGTCGTTCGCCGCCACTCTGGCGGACATCGAGCGCCTGGACGCCGCCCCGCTCCGAGCCTTCGGCGGTCTCGGCTTCGAGCCGGACTCGCCCGGCCCGTTCGCGGCGCTCGGCGATCTGCGCTTCGCGATCCCGCGCTGGACGTTCACCCGGCGCGGCGTCGAGACGCGGGTCACGCTGGTGGCGGAGCCTCGAGAGCTCTCGCGGCCCGAGTCCCTGCTCGAAGAGCTGCGCACCCTCCGGCGACCGCGCGCGAAGCCGAGCACCGGCCCGACCAGCATGCTCGACGACGGCAAGGCGCGCTTTCTCTCGGCGGCTCGGGACGCAGTGGCGCACGTCGAGGCTGGGGCGCTCGACAAGGTGGTCGTCGTGCGGCGCACCGTGCTCGCGGGCAGCTTCGATCCGGGGGTGGCCCTCGACGCCCTGGCGCAGGAATTCGGGGTGACGCGCTTCGGCTTCTCCGATGGCACGCGGAGCTTCGTCGGCGCGACCCCAGAGCTCCTGGTGCGCTGGGACGGGAGCCAGGTCCAGAGCGAGGCGGTCGCCGGCACGCTGGGGCGCGCGAGGGATCCCGAAGAGCTTCGGCGGAGCGCCAAGGATCGGCTCGAGCACGACTACGTGGTGGGCGCCGTGCGCGCGGCTCTCTCGAGCGCGGGGGCCGAGATCGAATCCGAACGCGAGCCCGAGATCCGGAGCCTCCGCCACGTCCACCACCTGGTGACCCCGATCGCAGGCATGCTCCGCGAGCCGCGGCACGTGCTGGACCTGGTCGGCGCCCTCCACCCGACGCCAGCGGTGCTCGGCGTTCCCGCGGATCTGGCGCGCGCCTTCCTGCGCCGCGCCGAGCACTTCCCGCGCGGCTGGTTCGCCGCCCCGGTCGGCTGCATCGAGGCGAACGGCACCGGCAGCTTCGTGGTCGCGCTGCGCTCGGCGCTGCTCTCCCAGACGCGCGCCTGGCTCTTCGCCGGCTCCGGTGTGGTCCGGGGATCGGCCGCCGAAGCCGAGCTCGCCGAGACCGAGGCGAAGCTCATGACCATGCTCGCCGCGCTGGGGGCCGGCCGGGCCCCAGGGCCATGGGCGGAGAGCGCACCGTGA
- the aroF gene encoding 3-deoxy-7-phosphoheptulonate synthase yields the protein MIVTLTEQADVDQVRRELTGLGLWVESTERSERGPVHLIIGRASARVEPEAVARVEGVGCVSQPRSPRPRVDGHGPRLEIGDVVLGGEAPVLIAGPCAVESEEQITRIAKALAGRGVRVLRGGAYKPRTSPYDFQGFGSAALGWLRRAADAAGLGVVSEVMSEREVDEVAAVADLLQVGSRNMQSFSLLKAVGRAKKPVLLKRSMAATVDEWLHAGEYLMVHGAAGVAFCERGIRSFDPSTRNLLDLGSVALLAHVYRLPVVVDPSHAAGRRDLILPLARAALAAGAHGLMIEVHDDPASARSDGAQALAPEALAGLT from the coding sequence ATGATCGTCACGCTGACGGAGCAAGCCGACGTCGATCAGGTGCGCCGCGAGCTCACCGGGCTCGGTCTCTGGGTCGAGAGCACGGAGCGCTCCGAGCGCGGCCCGGTACATCTGATCATCGGTCGGGCCTCGGCGCGGGTGGAGCCCGAAGCGGTCGCTCGGGTCGAGGGCGTCGGTTGCGTGAGCCAGCCGCGTTCGCCGCGCCCGCGCGTGGACGGGCACGGCCCGCGGCTCGAGATCGGTGACGTCGTGCTCGGCGGCGAGGCGCCGGTCTTGATCGCCGGACCGTGCGCCGTGGAGAGCGAGGAGCAGATCACGCGCATCGCCAAGGCGCTCGCCGGTCGTGGCGTGCGCGTCTTGCGTGGCGGCGCCTACAAGCCGCGCACCAGCCCCTACGACTTCCAGGGCTTTGGCAGCGCGGCTCTGGGCTGGCTGCGGCGCGCGGCTGACGCGGCGGGCCTCGGCGTGGTCTCCGAGGTGATGAGCGAGCGCGAGGTGGACGAGGTCGCGGCCGTCGCGGATCTGCTCCAGGTCGGCTCGCGCAACATGCAGAGCTTCTCGCTCTTGAAGGCGGTCGGGCGGGCCAAGAAGCCGGTGCTCCTGAAGCGCAGCATGGCCGCCACCGTGGACGAGTGGCTGCACGCCGGGGAGTACCTGATGGTGCACGGTGCGGCGGGCGTCGCGTTCTGCGAGCGTGGCATCCGCAGCTTCGACCCCTCCACGCGCAATCTCCTCGACCTCGGCAGCGTGGCGCTGCTCGCCCACGTGTACCGGCTGCCGGTCGTGGTCGATCCCTCGCACGCCGCCGGACGCCGCGATCTGATCCTGCCGCTGGCTCGCGCCGCGCTCGCCGCTGGCGCCCACGGGCTGATGATCGAGGTCCACGACGATCCGGCCTCGGCCCGGAGCGACGGCGCGCAGGCGCTGGCCCCGGAAGCCCTCGCGGGGCTCACGTGA
- a CDS encoding ubiquinone/menaquinone biosynthesis methyltransferase: MFDAIADRYDLLNRIISLGVDQSWRDKAVRALALSGAARVLDVATGTADLALRIARTLRSAEVVGVDPSERMLEIGRTKLEKAGLGGRVLLEAGKVESLPHPDASFDGATIAFGIRNAKDRALGLVEMRRVTRSGGRVVVLELGEPESGPLAGMARWHIHSVVPWLGGLLSGTREYEYLQRSIAAFPSRVEFGALMSGAGLEVEKVELLTFGVATLFVGRVP; this comes from the coding sequence ATGTTCGACGCCATCGCGGACCGCTACGACCTCCTGAACCGCATCATCTCCCTTGGCGTCGATCAGAGCTGGCGCGACAAGGCGGTGCGAGCGCTCGCGCTCTCGGGCGCCGCGCGGGTGCTCGACGTCGCGACCGGCACCGCGGATCTCGCGCTCCGCATCGCGCGCACGCTGCGGTCGGCCGAGGTGGTCGGCGTCGATCCGTCCGAGCGCATGCTGGAGATCGGCCGGACGAAGCTGGAGAAGGCCGGCCTCGGCGGTCGCGTGCTCCTCGAGGCCGGCAAGGTGGAGTCCCTGCCCCACCCCGACGCGAGCTTCGACGGGGCCACCATCGCCTTCGGGATCCGCAACGCCAAGGACCGTGCGCTCGGGCTCGTGGAGATGCGGCGCGTGACCCGGAGCGGCGGGCGGGTCGTCGTGCTCGAGCTGGGCGAGCCGGAGAGCGGCCCGCTCGCGGGCATGGCCCGCTGGCACATCCACAGCGTGGTGCCGTGGCTCGGCGGGCTGCTCTCGGGCACGCGCGAGTACGAGTACCTGCAGCGCTCCATCGCGGCATTCCCCTCGCGGGTGGAGTTCGGCGCGCTGATGTCCGGCGCCGGGCTCGAAGTGGAGAAGGTCGAGCTCCTGACCTTCGGCGTCGCAACCTTGTTCGTGGGACGGGTGCCATGA
- the menD gene encoding 2-succinyl-5-enolpyruvyl-6-hydroxy-3-cyclohexene-1-carboxylic-acid synthase, with protein MSAQDWARALMRSFVELGVRSVVASPGSRSTPLVLAAAAEPGLRLDMIVDERSAGFFALGQARVSGRPSLLVCTSGSAGAHYFPAILEAERALLPLIAVTADRPWELELLGANQTFDQKALFGAHVRQSIQLGEPDDARLAYVPRVAALAVQAALSPVPGPVHVNARFRKPLEPSAGPSEPLRVSVPALERTELSQLRVPASVAEAVARARRGLVVCGPRLGHASGDARLRRALGRFVRERGFALLAESTSGVPHGAECASLVLPAFDAWLGRACAEGDHPDLILELGSPPTSGAWERLAGELADVPRIVVSEAALPDPTATATAVVRASPAALIEALDPRGSVDDAWLARLGARARQAEGLLSEALAGAVLSEAFVARALLDALPEGAHLMLGNSLPVRDVDLFAPRSERALTVLHQRGLSGIDGLIAGTAGARSVLPAEIPVFALIGDVSAQHDVGSLALLGQASGPLSLVVVDNVGGRIFGELPVASAIGVADLERLFLTPPPDFLGHACRAFGVAYERIDSRTKLSNALAARPSGARLLHVVVPPEDGRTRRRALRESLARAPGVSA; from the coding sequence GTGAGCGCCCAGGACTGGGCGCGAGCGTTGATGCGCTCGTTCGTCGAGCTGGGCGTCCGCTCGGTCGTGGCGAGCCCCGGCTCGCGCTCGACCCCGCTCGTGCTGGCGGCGGCGGCCGAGCCGGGGCTCCGGCTCGACATGATCGTGGACGAGCGCAGCGCCGGCTTCTTCGCGCTGGGCCAGGCGCGGGTGAGCGGGCGCCCGAGTCTGCTCGTCTGCACCTCGGGCAGCGCGGGTGCCCACTACTTCCCCGCCATCCTCGAGGCCGAGCGGGCGCTGCTGCCGCTCATCGCCGTCACCGCGGATCGGCCCTGGGAGCTCGAGCTCTTGGGCGCGAACCAGACCTTCGATCAGAAGGCGCTCTTCGGCGCCCACGTGCGCCAGAGCATCCAGCTCGGCGAGCCGGACGACGCGCGACTCGCCTACGTGCCGCGGGTCGCGGCGCTGGCGGTGCAAGCCGCGCTGTCACCGGTCCCTGGCCCGGTGCACGTGAACGCCCGGTTCCGGAAGCCCCTCGAGCCCAGCGCTGGGCCAAGCGAGCCGCTGCGGGTCAGCGTGCCCGCGCTCGAGCGCACCGAGCTCAGCCAGCTGCGCGTTCCGGCGTCGGTGGCCGAGGCGGTCGCGCGGGCCCGCCGCGGCTTGGTCGTGTGCGGACCGCGGCTCGGCCACGCGAGTGGCGACGCGCGCCTCAGGCGCGCGCTCGGCCGCTTCGTGCGCGAGCGCGGCTTCGCGCTCCTGGCGGAGAGCACGAGCGGCGTTCCGCACGGAGCGGAGTGCGCCTCGCTCGTCCTGCCAGCGTTCGACGCCTGGCTCGGGCGGGCCTGCGCCGAGGGAGACCACCCGGATCTGATCCTGGAGCTCGGCAGCCCCCCCACCTCGGGAGCGTGGGAGCGGCTCGCGGGCGAGCTCGCCGACGTGCCGCGCATCGTAGTGAGCGAGGCGGCGCTGCCCGATCCGACGGCCACCGCGACGGCTGTGGTGAGGGCGAGCCCGGCGGCGCTGATCGAGGCGCTCGATCCCAGGGGCTCCGTGGATGATGCCTGGCTCGCGCGCCTCGGTGCCCGAGCGCGCCAGGCCGAGGGCTTGCTCTCCGAGGCGCTGGCGGGCGCGGTCCTGAGCGAAGCTTTCGTCGCGAGGGCTCTGCTCGACGCCCTGCCCGAAGGCGCGCACCTGATGCTGGGCAACAGCCTGCCGGTGCGTGACGTCGATCTATTCGCGCCGCGCTCCGAGCGCGCGCTCACGGTGTTGCACCAGCGCGGGCTATCGGGCATCGACGGGCTGATCGCCGGCACGGCCGGCGCTCGCAGCGTGCTCCCGGCCGAGATCCCGGTGTTCGCGCTGATCGGCGACGTCAGCGCGCAACACGACGTCGGCTCCCTCGCGCTCCTCGGCCAGGCGTCGGGTCCGCTCAGCCTGGTGGTCGTGGACAACGTTGGGGGCCGCATCTTCGGCGAGCTGCCGGTGGCGAGCGCGATCGGTGTCGCGGATCTCGAGCGACTGTTCTTGACCCCGCCGCCGGACTTCCTCGGGCACGCGTGCCGCGCCTTCGGCGTCGCCTACGAGCGCATCGACAGCCGAACCAAGCTCTCGAACGCGCTCGCGGCACGCCCGAGCGGAGCGCGGTTGCTCCACGTGGTGGTGCCGCCGGAGGATGGACGCACGCGCCGGCGCGCGCTGCGCGAGTCGCTGGCGCGAGCTCCGGGGGTCTCGGCATGA
- a CDS encoding 3',5'-cyclic-nucleotide phosphodiesterase, with protein sequence MELRVVGCHGGETPKHRTSAFVLDERMALDAGSLTSGLDLKLQFRLQAVLVSHAHLDHVRDLATIADNRCQAECEPLLVAASVGTIRVLKKHFFNNLIWPDFSEIPSKANPTIQFVPLTPEKPKLIAGYNVRSVMVNHTIESAGFIVESPETAIAYSGDTGPTDRFWELLKETPNLKALLMEVSFPNREQKLATVSGHHTPRTLHKDLKKFGNPKDLPTLLYHIKPVFQGEVEQECASLKGVNLGVMGIGDHYVL encoded by the coding sequence ATGGAGCTTCGCGTAGTCGGCTGTCACGGCGGAGAGACGCCGAAGCATCGCACCAGTGCCTTCGTCTTGGACGAGCGGATGGCGCTCGACGCGGGCTCACTGACGAGCGGGCTGGACCTCAAGCTCCAGTTCCGGCTTCAGGCCGTGCTGGTCAGCCACGCGCACCTGGACCACGTGCGCGATCTGGCGACCATCGCCGACAACCGCTGTCAGGCCGAGTGCGAGCCGCTCTTGGTCGCCGCCAGCGTGGGCACCATCCGGGTGCTCAAGAAGCACTTCTTCAACAACCTGATCTGGCCGGACTTCTCGGAGATCCCGAGCAAGGCGAACCCGACCATCCAGTTCGTGCCGCTCACGCCGGAGAAGCCGAAGCTCATCGCCGGCTACAACGTCCGGAGCGTGATGGTGAACCACACCATCGAGTCCGCCGGTTTCATCGTGGAATCTCCGGAGACGGCCATCGCGTACAGCGGCGACACCGGTCCCACTGACCGCTTCTGGGAGCTGCTGAAGGAGACCCCGAATCTGAAGGCGCTGCTGATGGAAGTGAGCTTCCCGAACCGGGAGCAGAAGCTCGCGACGGTGAGCGGGCACCACACGCCGCGCACGCTGCACAAGGATTTGAAGAAGTTCGGCAACCCGAAGGACTTGCCGACGCTGCTCTATCACATCAAGCCGGTCTTCCAGGGCGAGGTCGAGCAGGAGTGCGCGAGCCTGAAGGGCGTGAACCTCGGTGTGATGGGCATCGGGGATCATTATGTTTTGTGA